In Aegilops tauschii subsp. strangulata cultivar AL8/78 chromosome 3, Aet v6.0, whole genome shotgun sequence, one genomic interval encodes:
- the LOC109775437 gene encoding mediator of RNA polymerase II transcription subunit 27 encodes MMQQSQATVAVAAPAAAAARAHEPAGGDAPPKQVAQAMERLGRAGRIIADIRLGADRLLEALFVAASAPPDSAQQHIERNEEVVAKEEVSMHRHFDDLRALGRQLEESGVLNGALKARGNSWGLHMPLVCPDGAVVAYAWKRQLAGQAGASAVDRTRLALKAFTDQKRRFFPHLEDEVLNHLHDGESGIAKRPRMPAGNGELEEKTLSEILKNLENEVPNMKISTYRRLDWSKRASSLASLMDDDFVDPSKELNLQNMGKLRPGSVTTPIDQVAVIELLVPSIFRVVVSLHPAGSVDPDAVAFFSPTEGGSYLHARGLSVHHVFKHVTEHADKALQYFISVEPSKALSMLLRWIADYQTLFAKLCSKCRRLLLMDKSLALLLPPVHRPYHQISSIGSDHQEAYHIGCSSYDA; translated from the exons ATGATGCAGCAGTCGCAGGCGACGGTGGCGGTGGCcgcaccggcggcggcggcggcgcgcgcgcACGAGCCAGCGGGCGGGGACGCGCCGCCGAAGCAGGTGGCGCAGGCGATGGAGCGGCTGGGCCGCGCGGGCAGGATCATCGCGGACATCCGGCTCGGCGCGGACCGCCTCCTCGAGGCGCTCTTCGTCGCCGCCAGCGCGCCGCCGGACAGCGCCCAGCAGCACATCGAGAGGAACGAGGAAGTCGTAGCTAAGGAGGAGGTCTCCATGCACCGCCACTTCGACGACCTCCGCGCCCTCGGCAG GCAATTGGAAGAGTCTGGGGTTCTAAATGGGGCCCTTAAAGCTCGAGGAAATTCTTGGGGCTTGCACATGCCACTTGTGTGCCCAGATGGTGCTGTTGTGGCATATGCTTGGAAGCGTCAATTGGCAGGCCAAGCTGGCGCATCAGCTGTTGACAGAACTAG GTTAGCTCTCAAGGCCTTCACTGACCAGAAAAGAAGATTCTTTCCTCATCTAGAAGACGAAGTTCTTAACCATCTCCATGATGGTGAATCTGGTATTGCTAAAAGGCCAAGGATGCCTGCGGGCAATGGAGAGCTGGAAGAAAAAACTTTGTCCGAGATACTTAAGAATCTAGAAAATGAAGTACCCAACATGAAAATATCCACGTATCGTCGTTTAGATTGGTCAAAAAGAGCTTCATCATTAGCATCTCTGATGGATGATGACTTTGTGGATCCATCTAAGGAGTTGAACCTGCAAAATATGGGAAAATTGAGACCTGGTTCTGTGACGACTCCGATAGATCAGGTTGCAGTAATTGAGTTGCTGGTTCCTTCAATATTTAGAGTTGTAGTGTCATTGCATCCTGCAGGATCTGTTGATCCTGATGCTGTGGCATTCTTCTCTCCAACTGAG GGAGGAAGCTACCTTCATGCGAGAGGCTTGTCGGTGCATCACGTCTTTAAGCATGTGACG GAGCATGCTGACAAGGCATTGCAGTACTTCATCAGTGTGGAACCCAGTAAAGCACTTTCTATGTTATTG CGTTGGATTGCTGATTATCAGACTCTATTTGCAAAACTTTGCAG TAAATGCCGACGGCTTCTGCTCATGGATAAGTCTTTGGCTTTGCTTCTACCCCCGGTTCACCGCCCCTACCACCAGATCTCAAGCATTGGTTCAGATCATCAGGAAGCCTATCACATTGGATGTTCTTCCTATGATGCCTGA
- the LOC109775436 gene encoding cyclic dof factor 2, protein MSDQMDSGIKLFGRVIPLVPDAAPGPPEAEATAGSEHPPPPPPASEAEPEADNNKEQHKEMEDKGDSEMKVDAPEEKEDSATKGDEPRERKDNEMEVDAPQAKENAETASSSTLDHKKDDQAQISNTEEKAASDPKEGNEKKSNDESGQDKVLKKPDKIIPCPRCNSMDTKFCYYNNYNVNQPRHFCKNCQRYWTAGGSMRNVPVGAGRRKSKNSALHYRQLLMAPDCLLGSRVDISNTVNPEVLASLPSIPTQSASRSETVLKFGPEVPLCESMVSVLNIEEQNVTNAGSVPRDETREDNSCASSTTSNNGLPANAVLPGQNGAPAYCNGVGPVPQYYLGAPFMYPWSMGWNNLPVMVPGGSMPESASPSESCSTSSAPWMNSPMMPGSRLPAPPFPYPLVPPALWGCLPSWPAAAWNTPWVGTNGCISPSGSSNSSCSGNGSPTLGKHSRDPNPQKDDKEEKSLWVPKTLRIDDPDEAAKSSIWATLGIKPGDPGVFKPFQFKGESKGQPADARPARALQANPAAFSRLQSFQESS, encoded by the exons ATGTCGGATCAGATGGATTCCGGCATAAAGCTCTTCGGGCGGGTGATCCCGTTGGTTCCTGACGCTGCGCCCGGGCCGCCGGAAGCGGAGGCGACGGCCGGCTCCGAAcacccaccgccgccgccgccggcgtcggagGCCGAGCCAGAGGCTGATAATAATAAG GAACAACACAAAGAAATGGAAGACAAAGGTGATAGCGAAATGAAGGTGGATGCGCCAGAAGAGAAAGAAGATAGTGCAACGAAGGGTGATGAACCAAGAGAGAGAAAAGACAACGAAATGGAGGTTGATGCACCACAAGCCAAAGAAAATGCAGAAACAGCCAGTTCGTCTACCTTGGACCACAAGAAAGATGACCAGGCCCAGATAAGCAATACTGAAGAGAAAGCAGCGTCAGACCCTAAGGAGGGGAATGAGAAGAAATCAAATGACGAATCAGGCCAGGATAAGGTGCTCAAGAAGCCAGATAAGATTATACCTTGCCCTCGGTGCAACAGCATGGATACAAAGTTCTGTTATTACAACAACTACAATGTTAATCAGCCTAGGCACTTCTGTAAGAATTGCCAAAGGTATTGGACTGCAGGGGGGAGTATGAGGAATGTACCTGTTGGTGCTGGGAGGCGCAAAAGCAAGAATTCAGCGCTGCACTACCGTCAGTTGTTGATGGCCCCTGATTGTCTACTGGGGTCTAGAGTAGACATCTCTAACACAGTGAACCCAGAAGTCCTTGCATCTCTACCTTCCATCCCGACACAATCAGCCAGTAGAAGTGAAACAGTTCTCAAGTTTGGGCCTGAGGTGCCACTTTGTGAATCGATGGTATCGGTGCTGAACATTGAAGAGCAGAATGTGACCAATGCTGGATCTGTACCAAGAGATGAAACCAGGGAAGATAACTCGTGCGCATCGTCTACCACATCAAACAATGGGTTACCTGCAAACGCAGTCCTGCCTGGTCAGAACGGAGCGCCTGCTTACTGTAATGGGGTTGGTCCGGTGCCTCAGTATTACCTTGGAGCTCCTTTCATGTACCCATGGAGCATGGGGTGGAACAACCTTCCTGTAATGGTGCCGGGTGGAAGTATGCCAGAATCTGCTTCTCCATCAGAAAGCTGTAGCACAAGTTCGGCGCCATGGATGAACTCTCCCATGATGCCAGGCTCAAGACTTCCCGCACCCCCATTTCCATATCCTCTTGTTCCGCCTGCCCTCTGGGGTTGCTTACCAAGCTGGCCAGCCGCGGCATGGAACACACCATGGGTCGGGACCAACGGGTGCATATCGCCGTCTGGGTCAAGCAACAGCAGCTGTTCAGGCAATGGGTCTCCTACTCTGGGGAAGCATTCCAGGGACCCCAATCCACAGAAAGATGACAAGGAAGAGAAATCACTGTGGGTTCCCAAGACGCTCCGCATCGATGACCCCGACGAGGCAGCGAAGAGTTCCATATGGGCAACTCTTGGCATCAAACCTGGAGACCCTGGCGTCTTCAAGCCTTTCCAGTTCAAGGGTGAGAGCAAGGGCCAGCCAGCAGATGCACGCCCTGCCCGTGCTTTACAGGCGAACCCCGCAGCGTTTTCTCGGTTGCAGTCATTCCAGGAGAGCTCTTAA